The Branchiostoma lanceolatum isolate klBraLanc5 chromosome 1, klBraLanc5.hap2, whole genome shotgun sequence genomic sequence AAGTTTTTGCCAATATCTTCTAAAATCAAGGAGCTAAGAAATCCTTGGTTGCACTTTTGTATTTGAACTGTACAACATATCTCTTAAATTATTGTAAGAACTTTAACAATAGTTTGTTTTGGTGGCATAAATTCAACATAAAGTAATATATCCCGAACAAAATATATTACTATCATTAACAACAGGCAAAGGCATGCCTGAGATGTGTTTACAAGGTACACAAACTTCTAGACTGATACAAGACTCtatgtttgtaacatttttgaCGGTCTAAACTTTCGCAAGATAAGAGTCAAATAATACTAAGGTCTTTTCAACACACTTTCTCGAGACAACTTTCTAAACTCAATCTCCAAGAGGATCTAACAGTGGCAATGCAGTGTCCCAATGGCCAAACAGTATCCAACAGGCCACTGCGTGGATACTGGTTGCCCCTATGGATACTGcattgccactgatagatctgcttggagattactctgAACTTATTCAGACTTCCTTACAATTATTATCGAGTAATTATCTACATACTGGATACCACTATGTAGGCTCCTTTGTCACCCCAACACGTTAATGCAATAACAGAATCCTCTAAACAACCGTTTGAGGTAACTATCCAGTTGTAGCAACATTTCTACGTCGAGAACCAGTTTTGATACACGCTTCTTTTGCTAGGCTTCTGAACCACCATCCAAATTCCAACTGAATACAGTATCATAGCTGTTTATTTGGAAGATCTAGACTACCGGAAGAAGCGACTGTCTGACAGTCGATGTGTGAATCCGTAGGCTTCAGTCCTCGTCTGAATCCGTGGCGTCTTCTTCGTCAATCTCGGGAATCGGGAAACGCAGGATAGCGGCAACTCCCGTCAGCTGATCTAGCTCTGCGGAATTAGTGGGAATGATCAAAATCAGAATCAATCCATTACGTCCTGATGTTCCATTAAAGGTATGTATTGCAGAATCTGACAGTTCAATCGGTCAGAATCTGACCGATTGAAACATATACAAAATCactgtttttattcatttttctgcatcataagttgaatctaccttataaAAGAGCACAGCAATATTCACAGTGTATGAATGCTATTGTTGTGTTGAGAGAACTTTCTTTTATGTTTTTCAGCTGAGGAGTTTTCTAAGGGGAAGTGACAAAGGTGGGGAAATGCTTTCAAATACTATAATCATGAGGCAAGAACATTGAGTAGACTTGGCAGTTTCTGATTGGCTGCCTTACCCCCAGCTCAAGTTCTCCCTGTGGGTCAATGACCCCTGTTTCTCAAGTGCCAGGATGTACAGTAACTAAGCCTGCACTTCACTAAAAATGTGATAGGTGGCATCAATGAATTGTCTCCTCATTGTACAGTGTTTAACACAGTGGTGTAATGTGGTTACTTTTACAAcaagattttcatgattttctgtGTAAATATCGGCCACTGGCAGAATTGATAAGATTTTGGAGTGAGTACAATTTCATCCACTTACGTTCTCCTGAGACATGTAGACTGGAGAAAATCCTGTGAGGAAAGAAAAGCCATTTTTAACTCATCATCACAGTGGGAAAGAGGGTGCTTTGTCTTTAGGGGCGTAAACAGTGATAAAGACAGGCTAGAATGAGGTATTCACTAATCATCAATGCCCCATATCAGTGATGATAGAAACTGCTCTGcgaagtactctccaagcagaggttgaatgggcagatcgtcatcgttttatcatatgcctttttttgtttgttgctagcCCATTcaaggcatatgataaaacggtgacgatctgcccattcaacctctgcttggagagtactgcgAAGGGTCATCCTTCTAACTTGTAAAAGCTGTCAATACTAGTAGATAGGAAGGGGGCAAAGTTGAAAAAAACTGACATTTCCAACCACAAGCAGTCATAAAGACAGGATGAGGCATTCACTATCTTATCAATGCCCCCTATCAGTAATGGCAGTAACTGCACCAACAGCTGTTAGGTGAACAGTAGGCTGTTTTCGAACTTGCAAAAGTTGTTATTACTTCCCAAACTTGAGGCATTAGAGTTTTGCTGTACAAAACCAATTTCTTCATCTGCCTCCCGAAAATTTGGACAGCTATggtaccttcctcagggcaaaacTGACTGCTTCTACTTCATGTCCGATACCTTATGGTCCGCCAACCCGACAAATCTATTGAATTTCATAGCTCTCAAACATGAGCTGTGaagtagcctgactaaattgcATGGCTgacttactacatgtaccaacgaGCCCCAGgcagtgagagattgtgtaataCAAGCTTAGCTAACAAGCTTTCCTCTCTGGATGACATCGCTACAGAAATGTTTTCCACAATCATCCTACAAAAAGACCTCTGGCATAACAGAAACTGACAGCCTAATTTTTCAAGCAGGCTCAGAGGTAGAATTACTGGTAATACCAAAGGGACGGGTTGAGAGATACAAATTGAAGCGAAAGCCTTGCTGGAAGGTATGCACAAATTACTGATCTTTGCAATTCTTCACAATGGATAAGTGTCGAAACTGTTATGAAGGTTTTGATTTAATAAATGAGAGTGGCAATGAGATGAATAGTCCAATATGAAAGGGATAATATTCAAGTCAAAGGCTATACCAAGCACTACTGAGCACATCCTTATGCCacgtcacacagcaggaaaacgAATTGGCCAACGGGTCTGGAGCTCTAAGtgacatttttggcagcaaTACGCCCAGTGTTGTCTCAATTACCACACGGTTTTCAGAGATGGAACAATGTCACAGGTCTCTCAGCCCCAACGTCCTGAGGTCCAATCTGATGGAGTAGATTTTTAGGTTAATTCtgaaccttctccctgctgccttactcggtaaccaatagggaattgggtgccaaaactggtacttcagtgtgctaaaggatTAAAGTACACTCAAGTCTCTGGCAATTTCTAAATTCTGTGACTTTCTGTCGATCAACAAATACCACCAAAGCTCTTCCACTGTGTGACAGGGTTTTATTTCCTCTACCAAGTTTACCACATCAACAGAATGAAATTCCATTCTAAGTATGGTGATAATTTTTCATGCTACATAAGCAAAAAGTGAGTATTTTCAATGTTCTAAAAAAAGTACCAAGACAGAGAACGAAGTTATAACATGAATCATTTTTGCACCACTTACTTGACATCACCTCCCAAATCTTTCACCTTCTCCACGAGTGCCACGTATCTTCTTCTTGTAGGAACGTCCTGAGCCCTGAAGGTATTCATAGAGACACAGTATCACGTGAACTGTTATCTGGCAATCTTCCTTGTTTGCATctgttgtacatatgtaaaagtGGTGGCTGAAACAACAAGACTTCGAAGATCTCGTGCCTCAGAGAAATATCTAGAATTTCTCATATGCCTTgtttaaaccttctccctgctgcctaactctgtaaccagagaggaattgggtgccaaatggctactttagtgtgcttaAGGTGAATAGAAGTACATTGATTATGCAtataaggttttgattaacataaacattacatgtgtccacTGATAACTTCCTGTCACCCTTcctgaccccatgacctggactgtctgATTAACGACTAGTTCTACTATCCCTGAACTCTAATTCCTGTCACTCCCGAAATATTTGTAGTGACACCATCTTGCCACTCACTTCCTACCACTCTACTGACAGAGTATTCAGATAACTTCATACTAACAACAAGGTAACAAAAagacaccaaaaacaaagactTCGTATGCCACCACATGTCAATATAAGGGATGTACACACTTTCAATGGAAGTTGTACATACTGACACAAATTTCCTGTATGTCCAAGTACAAGTGTACACATATAAGGCTTCACTAGATCTTTTGATTGTATTTCTGATCTTTCTCTCCTTACCTAAACAGCCTGTCAGAAATGAGAAGGGTCTCGATGGCTTCTGACTCGCTGGCACTTTCCACATGTTTGATTCTGgtgacaacaaaaaatcataaatacagtttaacataaTCATTCTTAGAATAGAAGAGACATAAAACTAGTTCCATTTGCAAAAGAAAAACTAAAAGAAGGAACAAGATCACTAATTTCATAATTATGTTGTGACTATCTCTTTCTGCTAGAGGATGCGACCACTGAGCGACCAATCATTTgattgctcaacaaatttcatagaaaaaaaacacattttaaactttttgcatgttttctgcatcatattccaactaTCATAATAATAAGATCATTTTAAGGTCACACAATTTTAGTCACTATAAACGGTCCCTCATCAAATGTATTATGTACACATGACATGCTCTCAAAACTTACCCATAATGTGTTCTAGACTTAcccataatacatgtatgttcttgaCTTACCCATAATATGCTCTGTCAGGTTCGTGCTGCAGCATGATGTAAAACTGTTCCAGTAGCTTCACCTCTCCAGCAGCCTGGGATAACACATGGGGATGAACAGTCAGTATGATGGAACCAACAGTCAATGCTGATAACTTTTAGCGTATTAGAGTACTTCTGACTGCAAAATTTTGCTAAAGTTGCTGAGCTATTGTGAAGTCTTAGAGGAACTTGTTATCATTGATAATGATGGAGATACATAGGATCTATGACATGATCAGTGGCATGTTTGcccatttttgaaaaaaaaaaaccacatCAAAGTTGTAGCCCAGTTGATCCAACAAGATATATCAAAACTATCCAAATCTTTTCCCCCAATAGCATCCCTCTATGACTCTATTATGTAACCAATAACCATGTTGCCCaattttccaagaaaaaaaattccctaGAGTTTGCTGACCATTAGACAGCAAATGGATCACAATGCCAGGTTTCATTACCTAAAtccatgacatgtacatttgtgtaatCAAGAATAACAACTGAGAAAATTACAGTTTCCATCTTGTAAACCTTAATTGCAGAATGCCTGCCGGCCTCTTTAATCCTACTTTACCTTAACTTGAATTCATTCCTTCCTTGCACACTGGGACATTATTTAGAAAATCAAATTCCCTAGCCAATTATATAACACATAGCTCTTTACTTCTTTCAAGCTGGACTCCAATCTAATTTGTCTAAGGTCTCTTGTGCCTAGTGTCCTCCATCTTTGACAAAAGGGTTTTATGTAACCTAGTCCTAGTAGGCTGCACCATCTTAATTTGTTGATTCTTATGCAACATTTCAGCAAGAcgaaatcatgaaaacagagggctgggaggaaaacttgcatctgactctgttcactccctgaaattgtgtgtaccaaggtaagACTTTCCCTGATAAGAGTCTGTTTTTATATTCAAATCCAGCATTATTCTTTTAAAATCAGGAGACCAAGAAATCAAGTTGGTTTGCTTTAAAGTATTTGCTCACAAACATGACATTTGTGACTATAGTTGATCAAAACCATGAATGTGTCATATTTCTAAATTGTAAATTGTCACCCCTTATGCTGCACAATCTCTGCTGAATCACTTCATTCCCTTACAAGTATGCCTTCACATGTTTTCTAGAAACTCCCCTGACAAGCGTTACATAAGAGTGCTTCACACGTGCACGACATTGTCATCTTACCATCACATAAGTGTCCCACATGCTTAGAAATCAGCCCTCCTTGAACCATAAATTGGCACTAGTGTTGCAGTTGGCTTGTTGTTGCAGATTTTTCCAAGAAAAACTCCAGCACACCATCACAAAAGAGCACTTTCGGTCATCTCATTCTATCACCAATTGTCATAGCTGTCCAAcacacttaaaaatcagttcttCTTGAACCAGAAATTGACACCATTGGCTTGGTCTTGCCCCTTTCTTTCTAGAAAAAACTCCTGCCAGCATTATGTAAGAGCACTCTCTGTCACCTTGTCATGAATTGGTACGTGGTACCCGTCCACATTAAATTTGCGTTTCTTATGTctgacactcacacacacaatcagAGAAAATCACAGATGCCATGTGTACTTGTCCTATAACAACCTCTCCCACTTTTCCTATTAAGATCCCCCTACAGTATTATGCAAGGCTTAGGGTAGTCTCAGTCACCTCATAATATAAATTGGTATGATACAAATTGGTTCACATGGTAATCTAGACTAATATGACAGAAAATTACACTGACTCAACCTTAATTACAGGATGCGGTTCAACCTCCATACTAGTAAGTCAACATTGAGTTGCGGTCATTGCCATCCTACGCACTGGGAATGGCAAATTGAATGCATATCCGAGTCCCGACTGTCTAATAAACATCTAGATATATAGGTGGAAGCAGCTGCAAGTGAGGTGTGAAGTAATAGTTACATTATGAGTTTCAGAGTAACCAGAATGTGTAATCTGATAGTTACAGATGAGTTTTAGAGTAGTTTGAGGCTGCTGGTCTTTCTCAATTAAATTTTTCACTTCCGAAAGCCCAGGATTACAGTTGCCACTGGTTTTAAAGTGCTGGAAGTCGTTAGAGCAAACTTTTAATTGGGAAGAATTGATTCTCAGAGAAACAGTCTTAAACATAGATGTTTAAAATCTTTGATCACAGACACCTCTCTGGCAGGAAGTGCCAAGTATGTAACCAGCTGGGACCTAATTACATTGCTTAAGGTATCGTGGAACTtccaacattcaaagttttacAGACATGAAATAAGTATGATGCATGATGCTCAAATTTaacagctcagaaaagaacaagaaatagtgtcatgccttcaagtaacACTAACACAGCTATCGACCAAGGAttcattctttaaaaaatgcattGTTTTCCactatcatagagtggaactagTTGCCACCAACTAACAGTAAGGGCaccctcattagatagctttaaaaaagGCCTACAGCTAGATGGTCAAACTTTAGGTGTGATAGGTCATTCAGTGTTTACTTATCTAAACACGGCTTGCAAAACTTATGACTGGTTATTTCAAACCAGTCTGATCCTTGCGCTACATTGAGCAAACTTCGTAGAAAAGGACAAATCATTGAGAGAAAAAACAGTGCTGGGATTTAGTCTAATTTCCCATTGAACAGACAACAGAATATAACTAGATTAAGGATTTGTGCTACATATgtttcaggtttgctatgttaattTAGCAATTatgggtctttttataaatatgaatattggtattgattttttctttttatttgagttgaatgtgtgatagtcgtgtgccgatttgttaaaaatagagagaacactagcggccccaaaaaacacccctcccaatgaaatggcatggctaccctgcgacgtcacagaatcaagatggcggccacctcacatgccaacggatccaacaaaggttttgctatgcaaacctgtaattagtTGAACCCACCTTTGTGTCTGCCAGTTTGGCAGTGACTGATGGGTCCTGTAACACTTCTGTGGAGGAGAGAAGGAAGAAACTGCAATAAGTTGTACTTCAAGACTTCTGCTAgttctgtgaatagtttcatcaggttggtaagtcgctgaataaaaatactctttttttacacaaccaagagatttattccaccgacatttcggtgaccatctgtcaccttcttcaaggcaattctgactgattcACATAGCAaagcagcacaggtgttgctgcttatacataatgagatgcattcccaaatgcaaaatatttacatatgtacaatcacaggagacaaaacatcggtggaataaatctcttggttgtgtaaaaagaagtcTTTTTAGTCTGTTAATTCTGTGTTaatcaaaatttcaaaggaaTATGACTGAATATAAAAGAATCGAATGTGAAAATTACAAACTGGAAGAAAAAATTCTGAAGTGTGTCGCAACCAATCAGTCCAAACTTTAGCAATCAATATGTAACACAGTAAAGAATAAAGCTTTGCTGATAGGTCAGCTACAAATCagatgaccaatcagcatcataGGCCTGCCTTCAAATAAACCAATCAAGACAAAGCATTCCATTAGTGCGTGAGGTTGGTTTAAAggttagccaatcagaggaagACAACAAGAACTGATGGCCAACCAGCACCAAGGCTAGGTTGTACCTGTCTTATCAATTTGAAGGACTTTTCTCTCTAGATTGATTACCAATGGAAGACAGTAATCTGTTTTGAAAGGACACCCAATCGGAGGTAAACATCAACAActgatggccaatcagcaccaaggctagtTTATACCTGTCCAATCAGTATATGACCAATGAAAAAACGTTTTATGTTTAAAGATTTCCAAGAATAGCCAGTCAGAGGAAGACAACAAGAActgatggccaatcagcaccaaggctaggTTATACCTGTCCAATCAGTATATGACCAATGAAAAAACGTTTTATGTTTAAAAATTTCCAAGAATAGCCAGTCAGAGGAAGACAACAAGAACTGATGGccagtcagcaccaaggctagGTTATACATGTTCAATCAATTTGAAGGATTTCTCTCTCCAGATAACCAATGTGATCTGTACTACTTATATACTTACCTTTGAGTGAGTGCTTGAAGCCAGAGGAGGAATGGACCAGCAGGAACTTGGACTTGTTTTCTGTGATGATTTTGCAGTCTGTTTTGATGGCTTGACTGAACATGTACTCACAGAACTGGTCTTTCACGAACCCCGGGCTGGCGACAAGGACACACTTCACAACTACGGCAGGAAGAGAGAGGAGTATACAGTCAAGTCATCAAATTTTCCACCAagctcaataagtgtgttgggttctttcacgtAATTACGTGCAGAGGTTAAATTTGACGCCATCAGCTCCCTTATatacacggggccgctggctttatgTCTCCATCTGAAAGGATTATGTGACTCTTTTTCAGTTGTGTCCAGACCCAGGCGTGGACCCGAGCCCAAACCCGGGAAAGTCTGTAACTTGCAGTATAAAGTATCAGGGAGTCTATACAGTCAGAGTTAGGTTGGACTCAGGCCTGAGGCCTCGcatttgagaagagccacacgtTGAGCACCTTTAAATCTAAAGATCCCACCATACTTATCAAAAGAGCAGCGGTCCATCCCTGCATCAACCCTTACActttacagtccggtcttacgtggcttgtacaatgtatctaacTGGTAAGTTACGCCTAAAGGCGGTTTTACCAGTTACGCGAAACAATACAAATCTTTTCAATAAGGCGGTTATAGATATGGAAACTCTCAAGTGGCGACCTAATGCGACGGATTTCTCATATTCGAGATTGCAGTAAGCTGCAATACATCACGGAAGAAAGCGACATGTATTCTACTGGCATTCTGTCAGACTTTTAAAGATTTAAGATTACAGGATCATATTATAGCCTACGGCTTTTCCGCTATGTGAGTTCTTTGTAAGACTTAGTGAGACTAAACGATAAAGTTTCCTCTTGGCAGATTTTCTCTGTGAACAGAAGCGAACAGGATTCTTGCAGTATGACTTATATAACCGTTATGTAAGAACTAAGAAAGACCAGATATGAGGATCTTTAATTTTTTGTGGATTCAAAAGAGTTTAAATCAAAGCTAAAACCATGGTTTAAGCTCTTTCTTATATTAGCCGAGTAGTATTCAATTGCAAGTCTTTGAATTTTAGCTCTTCCAATTCTGAAGAAAACTatgaaaaagtacatgtattagttaAATCTTGTCTTTCACAGGATATGAAACTCTATCTCCTTCCTTTGTAAGGCTGCACTGATCATGATTTGATTTCGTGAATATGGATGTCATCCTCTGGCCACTGAAAAATCTATACGGGAATGCAACACAAAttaaagtttggcaaaaaaaattgcctttatTCAGTGAAATTTAATTGGTTGGGAAGGTCTTCCAAATGACTGACATGAATGAattgcatatatttgctcatttgtcAGCTTCTTCGTACAATTTAAAGTatgatatcaatttttttttggcaaacagacaaaaactgaTGCCTGCACGaatgtcatcaatataatcaagTAAGCATGGCCTATAAGCATGTGCAAATCTTTGGCCTTAAGTTTTAATCAACTGGCATGGCCTCGTAAGGAAGAGAGATCCTAATCAGGAATTTTGCATGACGTTTTTGGTAATTGATACACTAGAGACAAAACTCAATTATTCTAGCCAAAAATACAATTACCACAATGTTCCGATGGCATGGTGAGTTACTGCTTGTCATGTATACTTAATAACATCATTGATATGCAATATGAAATTATAATTGACATAAATGTATATTAAATACCTGAAAACTGAAAAAGctagcccctccagctctgtcctgccacatactacataaacattatgtaaatcgaacaccacagggtggcTGCTactaccagtaaccatggtgacagccgtctggtccaggtcattgatcTTATTTGTTTCTAagggaggaagaggaagaagaaatggAGCAAAAAGGAAAACATACTTCCTTGAAGATAAACATAAAAGAACTTACTTTCAAAGTTGACATGACGCAGTATAGCCTGCATGACAGACTCATAGAACCGACCAAggccctgaaaaaaaaatggattgAGATACTTGAAATATAACATTGGAAGGAATCCCAATGTTATTAAActtggtacaaatgtactagtaGTTTAGCCTTCCTTGAGAAAAAGTTCTCTGATTTATATGTTGAATTTCTGTTAAGATAGTTGATCTTATCATGTAATAACAACTCAGGATCTATAATCCAttagaatgcctcccctgtggATAATCCTATGAAGCACAGAGCTTATCTTTCATGTACAGATTTCCCTTACATGGTGTTGGAAGGGTTTCATGGGGATAAGGGAAAGGTTAGGTGAGGACAGGGAAGTAGTATGGTCTGTGGAgtacatacaaaatatattggtcatgttttttttatggaGGGAGgggtagatggatggatggatggatggaaggtggatggatggatgaatagatgCATGGAGGggtggatgaatgaatgaatgtagaaATTAGTATTTGATATCTTTCACAGAGGACTGTAGCTTCCAATGTGAGAtcttaagaaaatacattttaggGAAAAAACAAGAGAATTCTATATGTAGAATCCAAACTTCCTGCAAATCATGATTGGAAGTGCAAAGATGATTCTTACCAACACATCTGTTTGAAGTTCTCTCTAATTACCTTGTCATTCTTTCTCAATGCATTACCTTGTCGTGCTGTTCACAGCTGCCTCTTCTCTTGCGAGGGATGTTGGTCTCGATCTTCGCCCGTACGACAGTCATGCTGCCGGTAAGCAGACACAGATGGGCCAGACCTTCCTGCATCACTAGCGCCGCAACGTCTGCCTTCTTTTCTATATCACAGGCTTGTTCTgatagaaacacacaaaaacacgaaACACTTCAAACATCACCAAAACACTGCCTGTTACACAAACGTGTGCCAGACCTTCCTGCATCACTAGCGCCGTAACGTCTGCCTTCTTCTCAAAGTCACAGGCTTGTTctgataaaacacacaaaaacaggtTATATTCAACCCTGAACATCACCAAAACCATGTCATAAACGTGCTCCAATATCACAGGCTTGTTctcataaaaacacacaaacacaggttACATCAAACATAACCAAACTCTGCCTGTCACACAAATGTGTGACACAACCTTCGGTATGACTTTATGACTGTTACATCTGCATTCTTCTTATTATATAATAAGCTTTCAATCAGTCTTCTCATCCTTCTCAAGCTGAAATGACCCAAAGCCCatttaatgatatatatatgtatgtcacATGCCTTGAACATAAGATTTcaacttttttaaaatttatttatttatttaacttctccataaaaatggatGGCATGACGAaacaggtgtacccccgcatgggtcaccttttcaaggccgccatgccgaaacatacaaaattatacacacaatcaaaacataataatacaatatgaATAACCCGCCAATATAAATAAATCGACATAGAATTCAActtaacaaaatatacaatacaaaggtAGAGATGAATT encodes the following:
- the LOC136439496 gene encoding protein pelota-like — protein: MKLIDRSFDKDGSGQVTLLPEDPEDMWHAFNLVAVGDSLRSTTIRKVQNESATGSVSSSKIRTTLTVTIEMIDFDTAACVLRVKGRNIQENQYVKMGAYHTLDLELNRKFTLAKECWDAIAIDRIEQACDIEKKADVAALVMQEGLAHLCLLTGSMTVVRAKIETNIPRKRRGSCEQHDKGLGRFYESVMQAILRHVNFEIVKCVLVASPGFVKDQFCEYMFSQAIKTDCKIITENKSKFLLVHSSSGFKHSLKEVLQDPSVTAKLADTKAAGEVKLLEQFYIMLQHEPDRAYYGIKHVESASESEAIETLLISDRLFRAQDVPTRRRYVALVEKVKDLGGDVKIFSSLHVSGEQLDQLTGVAAILRFPIPEIDEEDATDSDED